From the Gammaproteobacteria bacterium genome, one window contains:
- a CDS encoding cytochrome c4, which produces MNNRFVFAATLSLSVALVSAPAAQAADATAGKAKAAACIACHGADGNSPNPEWPSLAGQHAKYLVKQLQAFKGGERSNPLMSPMAAGLSEEDMADIAAYYSSQTLAGGKADPELVAAGEKLYRGGNATTGVAACMACHGPNGAGNPQANFPSLQGQHAAYTVLQLQAFRAGERTNDAGKMMQNIAARMTDQEMGAVASYIQGLR; this is translated from the coding sequence ATGAACAACCGGTTCGTTTTCGCAGCGACTCTCTCCCTTTCCGTGGCCCTGGTCTCGGCCCCGGCGGCGCAGGCCGCCGATGCCACCGCCGGCAAGGCCAAGGCGGCTGCATGCATCGCTTGTCACGGTGCCGACGGCAACAGCCCCAATCCCGAGTGGCCCTCGCTCGCCGGCCAGCACGCCAAATACCTCGTCAAGCAGCTCCAGGCGTTCAAGGGCGGTGAGCGCAGCAATCCGCTGATGTCACCGATGGCCGCCGGCCTGTCCGAGGAAGATATGGCCGACATCGCCGCCTATTACAGCAGTCAGACCCTGGCCGGCGGCAAGGCCGATCCGGAACTGGTCGCTGCCGGCGAGAAGCTCTATCGCGGCGGCAATGCCACCACCGGCGTCGCGGCCTGCATGGCCTGTCACGGTCCCAACGGTGCCGGCAATCCGCAGGCGAATTTCCCGAGCCTGCAGGGCCAGCATGCCGCCTACACCGTGTTGCAGCTGCAGGCCTTCCGCGCCGGTGAGCGTACCAACGACGCCGGCAAGATGATGCAGAACATCGCCGCGCGCATGACCGACCAGGAAATGGGCGCGGTCGCCTCCTACATTCAGGGTCTGCGCTGA
- the yihA gene encoding ribosome biogenesis GTP-binding protein YihA/YsxC, producing MKNPFTAAEFLTSAARLSQAPADTGREAAFAGRSNAGKSSALNAIVGHKGLARTSKTPGRTQLINFFPVTDDARLVDLPGYGYAKVPPEVKAQWERHLTAYLQQRESLVGLILLMDIRHPLTDFDRQMLAWCRDAVLEVHVLLTKADKLKRGAAQNTLLKVRRELTGLYPQASVQLFSAVDGTGLDAARALLATWLELGPS from the coding sequence ATGAAAAACCCCTTCACCGCCGCCGAATTCCTCACCAGCGCCGCCCGCCTCAGCCAGGCGCCGGCCGACACGGGCCGCGAGGCCGCCTTCGCCGGGCGCTCCAATGCCGGCAAGTCCAGCGCCCTGAATGCCATCGTCGGTCACAAGGGCCTGGCGCGCACCAGTAAGACGCCTGGCCGCACCCAACTCATCAATTTCTTTCCGGTTACCGATGACGCACGCCTGGTCGACCTGCCGGGGTACGGCTATGCGAAGGTGCCGCCGGAGGTGAAGGCACAGTGGGAACGGCACCTCACTGCCTATCTGCAGCAGCGCGAATCCCTGGTCGGCCTGATCCTGCTCATGGACATCCGCCACCCGTTGACCGACTTCGACCGGCAGATGCTCGCCTGGTGCCGCGACGCCGTGCTGGAGGTGCACGTGCTGCTCACCAAGGCCGACAAGCTCAAGCGCGGTGCCGCACAAAACACCTTATTGAAGGTACGCCGTGAACTCACCGGCCTGTACCCGCAGGCCAGTGTGCAGCTGTTCTCCGCTGTCGACGGTACCGGCCTCGACGCCGCCCGCGCCCTGCTCGCGACCTGGCTCGAACTGGGGCCATCCTGA
- the polA gene encoding DNA polymerase I, giving the protein METPTSTPLVLVDGSSYLYRAFHALPPLTNSRNEPTGAVYGVANMLRKLLADYAPAHIAVVFDAKGRTFRDDLFEHYKANRPPMPDDLAVQIEPLHALVAAMGFPILQVSGVEADDVIGTLARQASASGLPVVISTSDKDIAQLVDARVTLINTMTGSALDIQGVIDKFGVPPERMIDYLALVGDSSDNIPGVPRVGPKTAAKWLAEYGSLDAIIARADEIGGKVGESLRQHLDQLQLSRELATIRCDVELDQGIDDLQMRTPDRERLHQLLEQLEFNAWLRQLDDSGDPAPAASAARPAAPAAEYETVLTEAALDRWLEQLRSAELFAFDTETTSLDYMQAQIVGVSFAVEPGVAAYVPLAHAYVGAPAQLDRKAVLERLRPLLASDAHRKVGQNLKYDMSVLANHDIDLAGIAFDTMLESYVLDSIATRHDMDSLALKYLDHKTITYAEVAGKGAKQLRFDQVPIETAAPYAAEDADITLRLHRALWPRLEQEPALARVFREIDLPLVPVLSRMERAGVLVDTAMLARQSRELAEQLRETEAEAQRVAGQPFNLASPKQIQEILYDQQGLPVLAKTPKGAPSTAESVLAELALDYPLPKLILEHRALSKLKSTYTDRLPEQVDARTGRVHTSYQQAVAATGRLSSTDPNLQNIPVRTEAGRRIRQAFIAPPGQRIVAADYSQIELRIMAHLSQDAGLLQAFADGEDIHRATAAEVFGVVREQVTAEQRRSAKAINFGLIYGMSAFGLAKQLGLDRGAAQEYVDRYFARYPGVKAYMDATRAQAHDRGYVETVFGRRLYLPEINVRNLQRRNAAERTAINAPMQGTAADIIKRAMIDVDRWLGEGDVQARMIMQVHDELVFEVAEADVDRLRSGVLRRMRGAAELLVPLEVDVGIGANWDEAH; this is encoded by the coding sequence ATGGAGACACCGACTTCGACCCCCCTGGTACTGGTGGATGGCTCCTCGTATCTCTATCGCGCCTTCCACGCCCTGCCGCCGCTGACCAACTCGCGCAACGAGCCTACCGGTGCCGTCTACGGTGTGGCCAATATGCTGCGCAAGCTGCTGGCCGACTATGCACCCGCGCACATCGCGGTGGTCTTCGATGCCAAGGGCCGGACCTTCCGCGACGACCTGTTCGAGCATTACAAGGCCAACCGCCCACCCATGCCGGACGATCTCGCCGTGCAGATCGAGCCGCTGCATGCCCTGGTCGCGGCCATGGGTTTTCCCATCCTGCAGGTGTCCGGCGTCGAGGCGGACGATGTCATCGGTACACTGGCGCGGCAGGCGTCGGCGTCCGGCCTGCCGGTGGTGATCTCCACCAGCGACAAGGACATCGCCCAGCTGGTCGACGCGCGCGTCACCCTCATCAACACCATGACCGGCAGTGCCCTCGATATCCAGGGTGTGATCGACAAGTTCGGTGTGCCGCCGGAGCGCATGATCGATTACCTGGCACTGGTCGGCGACAGCAGCGACAACATCCCCGGTGTGCCCAGGGTCGGTCCCAAGACCGCCGCCAAGTGGCTGGCCGAATACGGCAGCCTGGACGCCATCATCGCCCGGGCCGATGAGATCGGCGGCAAGGTCGGAGAGAGTCTGCGCCAGCACCTCGATCAGCTGCAGCTGTCGCGCGAACTCGCCACCATCCGCTGCGATGTCGAGCTCGACCAGGGCATCGACGATCTGCAGATGCGCACCCCCGACCGCGAGCGGCTGCACCAGCTGCTCGAGCAACTGGAGTTCAATGCCTGGCTGCGGCAGCTCGACGACTCCGGCGATCCGGCGCCGGCCGCGTCCGCCGCGCGTCCGGCGGCACCCGCAGCCGAGTACGAGACCGTGCTGACCGAGGCGGCGCTGGATCGCTGGCTGGAGCAGTTACGCAGCGCCGAACTGTTCGCCTTCGACACCGAGACCACCAGCCTCGATTACATGCAGGCACAGATCGTCGGCGTGTCCTTCGCCGTCGAGCCCGGGGTGGCCGCCTATGTGCCGCTGGCGCACGCCTACGTCGGTGCGCCCGCGCAGCTCGATCGCAAGGCGGTGCTGGAAAGGCTCCGGCCCCTGCTGGCGAGTGACGCGCACCGCAAGGTCGGCCAGAACCTCAAATATGACATGAGCGTACTGGCCAACCACGACATCGATCTCGCCGGTATCGCCTTCGACACCATGCTGGAATCCTACGTCCTCGACAGCATCGCCACCCGCCACGATATGGATTCACTGGCGCTGAAATACCTCGACCACAAGACCATCACCTACGCCGAGGTGGCCGGCAAGGGCGCGAAGCAACTGCGTTTCGATCAGGTGCCCATCGAGACGGCGGCGCCCTATGCGGCGGAGGATGCCGATATCACCCTGCGCCTGCACCGGGCGCTGTGGCCACGGCTGGAACAGGAACCGGCCCTGGCGCGGGTATTCCGCGAGATCGACCTGCCGTTGGTGCCGGTGCTGTCGCGTATGGAGCGTGCCGGTGTGCTGGTCGACACCGCCATGCTGGCCCGCCAGAGTCGCGAGCTCGCCGAGCAGCTGCGGGAGACCGAGGCCGAGGCGCAGCGGGTCGCGGGCCAGCCGTTCAATCTCGCCTCACCCAAGCAGATTCAGGAGATCCTCTACGACCAACAGGGCCTGCCGGTACTCGCCAAGACGCCCAAGGGTGCGCCGTCGACGGCGGAGAGCGTGCTGGCGGAGCTGGCGCTGGACTATCCGTTGCCGAAGCTGATCCTCGAACACCGCGCCCTGTCGAAACTGAAATCGACCTACACCGACCGCCTGCCCGAGCAGGTCGACGCGCGCACCGGCCGCGTGCATACCTCCTATCAGCAGGCGGTGGCCGCCACCGGCCGCCTGTCGTCCACCGATCCGAACCTGCAGAACATCCCGGTGCGCACCGAGGCGGGCCGCCGCATCCGTCAGGCCTTCATCGCGCCGCCGGGGCAGCGGATCGTCGCCGCCGACTATTCTCAGATCGAGCTGCGCATCATGGCCCACCTGTCGCAGGACGCGGGCCTGCTGCAGGCCTTCGCCGATGGCGAGGACATCCATCGTGCCACCGCGGCCGAGGTCTTCGGCGTGGTGCGCGAGCAGGTCACGGCGGAGCAGCGCCGTTCCGCCAAGGCCATCAATTTCGGCCTGATCTACGGCATGTCGGCCTTCGGCCTGGCGAAGCAACTCGGTCTCGACCGCGGTGCCGCGCAGGAGTACGTGGACCGTTACTTCGCGCGCTATCCCGGTGTGAAGGCTTATATGGATGCGACCCGTGCGCAGGCGCACGACCGGGGCTATGTCGAAACCGTATTCGGTCGACGCCTGTATCTGCCGGAGATCAATGTCCGCAACCTGCAGCGCCGCAATGCCGCCGAGCGCACCGCCATCAATGCACCCATGCAGGGCACGGCGGCGGACATCATCAAGCGCGCCATGATCGATGTGGACCGCTGGCTGGGCGAGGGTGACGTACAGGCGCGCATGATCATGCAGGTACACGACGAACTGGTATTCGAGGTGGCCGAGGCGGACGTGGACCGGCTCCGGTCCGGGGTCCTGCGCCGCATGCGCGGGGCCGCGGAACTTCTCGTGCCGCTGGAGGTCGATGTGGGTATCGGCGCCAACTGGGATGAGGCGCATTGA
- a CDS encoding TIGR00730 family Rossman fold protein gives MDHKTRSQHPGMKPAKGAELTRESWKIFQIMAEFVEGFERLSSIMPSVSIFGSARTPRDAPEYRLCEDIARALSDAGFSVISGGGGGLMEAANKGAQAGKSPSVGLNIQLPHEQVGNPYQDIALDFRHFFSRKVMFVKYASAYVMLPGGFGTLDELVEILTLVQTGKAPRIPIILVGRTFWSGLIDWFADTLVKAETISPQDLDLFEILDRPEEVVDAIFKFYETRGFEPSPQEQEILLQL, from the coding sequence ATGGATCACAAGACCCGCAGCCAACACCCCGGCATGAAACCGGCCAAAGGCGCCGAGCTCACCCGCGAATCCTGGAAGATCTTCCAGATCATGGCGGAATTCGTCGAGGGCTTCGAGCGGCTGTCCAGCATCATGCCCTCGGTGAGCATCTTCGGTTCGGCGCGCACGCCGCGGGATGCCCCCGAGTATCGCCTCTGCGAGGACATCGCGCGGGCGCTGTCCGATGCCGGTTTCTCGGTGATCAGCGGCGGTGGCGGCGGCCTCATGGAGGCGGCTAACAAAGGTGCTCAGGCCGGCAAGTCGCCCAGTGTCGGCCTGAACATCCAGCTGCCGCACGAACAGGTCGGGAACCCCTATCAGGACATCGCGCTGGACTTCCGGCACTTCTTCTCGCGCAAGGTGATGTTCGTGAAGTACGCCTCGGCCTATGTGATGCTGCCGGGCGGCTTCGGGACGCTGGACGAGCTGGTGGAGATCCTCACCCTGGTGCAGACCGGCAAGGCACCGCGCATCCCCATCATCCTGGTGGGCCGCACCTTCTGGAGTGGGTTGATCGACTGGTTCGCCGACACGCTGGTGAAGGCCGAGACCATCTCACCGCAGGATCTCGATCTGTTCGAGATCCTGGACAGGCCCGAAGAAGTCGTCGATGCTATCTTCAAATTCTACGAGACCCGGGGCTTCGAGCCATCGCCCCAGGAACAGGAAATTCTACTGCAGCTCTGA
- a CDS encoding DUF2782 domain-containing protein encodes MAQDPLPPPSPDADALPPPPMPADEREGIEPEVTIIRKADRTVEEYRIGGELYMIKITPRRGVPYYLVDTDGDGSLETRRNELDPKLLIPSWIIFRW; translated from the coding sequence ATGGCGCAGGACCCACTCCCCCCACCGTCCCCGGACGCAGACGCGCTGCCGCCACCGCCCATGCCCGCCGACGAGCGCGAGGGTATCGAGCCCGAGGTGACCATCATCCGCAAGGCCGACCGTACGGTCGAGGAATACCGCATCGGTGGCGAACTCTACATGATCAAGATCACACCCCGCCGCGGCGTCCCCTACTATCTCGTCGATACCGACGGCGACGGCAGCCTCGAGACCCGCCGCAACGAACTCGACCCCAAGCTCCTGATACCGAGTTGGATCATCTTCCGCTGGTAG
- a CDS encoding carbon starvation protein A, giving the protein MLIWFVVAITGASAVGGIALHRGESINSLWFIVAAVCVFAIGYRFYSAFIAAKVLVIDPTRATPAERFDDGRDFVPTNKWIVFGHHFAAIAGPGPLIGPTLAAQFGYLPGTLWILIGAVLGGCVQDFVILFHSTRRNGRSLGQMARDELGPIGGIAAMLGVMTIMIILIAVLGLVVVNAMKHSPWATSTVAATIPIAILIGLYMRNLRPGRVLEASLLGLALLLFAVWGGGWVNDQPDLRGWFDYAAPELALMVIAYGFAAAVLPVWLLLAPRDYLSTFMKLGTIIALAVAIVILRPDMKMPALTQFIDGTGPIFGGTLFPFVFITIACGAISGFHALIASGTTPKLLSNERDMRMIGYGGMMMEAFVAIMAMIAACVLDPGVFFAINSPAGIVGTDPATAVATISSWGFPVTVEQMEALAREMGEATLFARTGGAPSLAVGMASIFASAFGAGLLAMWYHFAIMFEALFILTTLDAGTRVARFMLQDMLGNLVPALGRTSWYPGVLLTSALVVLAWGYFLYMGTLDPLGGINSLWPLFGISNQMLAAIALCVATTILVKSGKVRYVWVTAMPLTWLVIITSTAAWQKLFSPEPRIGFIAHANELATRLASGAIPPEKITQTQQLIFNHRLDAVLTMLFLLLTWVLVLDTLRVSRRALGGHIHPPLSETPHEPTRLAEGWVRD; this is encoded by the coding sequence ATGCTGATCTGGTTCGTCGTCGCCATCACCGGTGCGTCTGCGGTCGGTGGCATCGCCCTGCACCGCGGCGAGAGCATCAACAGCCTGTGGTTCATCGTCGCGGCGGTGTGTGTGTTCGCCATCGGCTACCGCTTCTACAGCGCCTTCATCGCCGCCAAGGTCCTGGTCATCGACCCGACACGCGCGACGCCGGCCGAACGCTTCGATGACGGCCGCGACTTCGTGCCGACCAACAAGTGGATCGTCTTCGGCCATCACTTCGCCGCCATCGCCGGCCCCGGCCCGCTGATCGGTCCGACACTGGCCGCACAGTTCGGCTATCTGCCGGGCACGTTGTGGATCCTCATCGGCGCGGTGCTTGGCGGCTGTGTACAGGACTTCGTCATCCTGTTCCACTCGACCCGCCGCAACGGCCGCTCACTCGGCCAGATGGCACGCGACGAGCTCGGCCCCATCGGCGGTATCGCCGCGATGCTCGGCGTGATGACCATCATGATCATCCTCATCGCGGTGCTGGGCCTGGTGGTGGTCAACGCCATGAAGCACAGCCCCTGGGCGACCTCGACCGTCGCCGCGACCATCCCCATCGCCATCCTCATCGGGCTGTACATGCGCAACCTCCGGCCAGGGCGCGTGCTGGAGGCCTCGCTGCTGGGACTGGCGTTGCTGCTGTTCGCCGTATGGGGCGGCGGCTGGGTGAATGATCAGCCGGACCTGCGCGGCTGGTTCGACTACGCCGCGCCCGAGCTTGCCCTGATGGTGATCGCCTACGGCTTTGCCGCGGCGGTGCTGCCGGTGTGGCTGCTGCTGGCACCACGGGACTATCTCTCCACCTTCATGAAGCTCGGCACGATCATCGCGTTGGCCGTGGCCATCGTCATCCTGCGCCCCGACATGAAGATGCCGGCGTTGACCCAGTTCATCGACGGCACCGGCCCGATCTTCGGCGGTACGCTGTTCCCCTTCGTGTTCATCACCATCGCCTGTGGCGCCATCTCCGGCTTCCATGCGCTGATCGCCTCCGGCACCACCCCCAAGCTGCTCAGCAACGAGCGCGACATGCGCATGATCGGTTACGGCGGCATGATGATGGAGGCCTTCGTCGCGATCATGGCCATGATCGCCGCCTGTGTGCTCGATCCCGGTGTGTTCTTCGCCATCAACAGCCCGGCCGGTATCGTCGGCACCGATCCCGCCACCGCGGTGGCGACCATCTCGAGCTGGGGCTTTCCCGTCACGGTCGAGCAGATGGAGGCGCTGGCACGCGAGATGGGGGAGGCGACGCTGTTCGCGCGCACCGGCGGTGCGCCCTCGCTCGCCGTCGGCATGGCCAGCATCTTCGCGTCGGCGTTCGGGGCCGGCCTGCTGGCCATGTGGTACCACTTCGCCATCATGTTCGAGGCGCTGTTCATCCTCACCACCCTGGACGCCGGCACGCGCGTCGCACGCTTCATGCTGCAGGACATGCTCGGCAACCTGGTGCCGGCACTTGGCCGGACCTCCTGGTATCCGGGCGTGCTGCTCACCAGTGCGCTGGTGGTGCTGGCCTGGGGCTATTTCCTCTACATGGGTACGCTCGACCCACTCGGCGGCATCAACAGTCTGTGGCCGTTGTTCGGCATCTCCAATCAGATGCTCGCCGCCATCGCGCTGTGCGTGGCGACCACCATCCTGGTTAAATCCGGCAAGGTCCGCTACGTGTGGGTCACCGCCATGCCGCTGACCTGGCTGGTGATCATCACCTCGACCGCCGCCTGGCAAAAGCTGTTCAGCCCGGAGCCGCGCATCGGCTTCATTGCCCATGCCAACGAACTCGCCACCCGACTCGCCAGCGGTGCCATCCCGCCCGAGAAGATCACCCAGACCCAGCAGCTTATCTTCAACCACCGCCTCGACGCCGTGCTCACCATGCTGTTCCTGCTGCTCACCTGGGTGCTGGTGCTCGACACCCTGCGCGTCTCCCGCCGCGCCCTCGGCGGCCACATCCACCCGCCGCTGTCCGAGACCCCGCACGAACCGACGCGGCTGGCCGAAGGCTGGGTGCGGGACTGA
- a CDS encoding YbdD/YjiX family protein: MHTLKRIWACIRQLSGDDAYERYLAHWHIHHAAEGGEPLSRRAFFKAEQERKWNGVRRCC, encoded by the coding sequence ATGCATACGCTGAAACGCATCTGGGCCTGCATACGCCAGCTGAGCGGCGATGACGCCTACGAGCGCTATCTCGCGCATTGGCACATACACCACGCGGCCGAAGGCGGTGAACCGCTGTCGCGACGGGCGTTCTTCAAGGCGGAACAGGAACGGAAGTGGAACGGGGTGCGGCGCTGCTGCTAA
- a CDS encoding EAL domain-containing protein — MRHRFTLWIAAGFVLTPIVGLGGGLLFGLHDTPTLVAAARAGILPTALVVLAGLALIRFRTYLQPLLQWLVQHPHGGSAPSHLHRRLARFGREYWGLLLLYALTPPLLLFATAGGDFAAPPVESLIHITLLQVTAAILVGLPIYLITLDLLGELVAYMDLQQVQVSLKSKIVLLGGLLPLLSYAVFMQYHWLHGGGLDITLAGLWGALALVTGLVTWLATRSVAQSLQPVQEVLTRSGASTRSELAQLRPRSTDEIGYLTQTLGRLFRRLGDQESHMRAVVDHAAEGIIVVDEHGTVDTFNAAAERLFGFAALDIRGKPLAWLLPELLNADGVPVVDGSEHEVAAQHRNGRSLQVSVRVSEMHISGNPMYTCLVADITQRKRAEDKMVKAEARYRDLVETAHDLVWSTDAKGYWTYLNNACQSVYGRPPQEMIGRHIQEFCTPSFTEKDTQAFQAILAGQELVQYETVHLDEQGHYRHLSFNAKAHQDAAGNILHISGTARDVTEQKAFQRQLAYQAEHDSLTGLFNRHYFQQELERTVARVGRSGADCALFYIDLDQFKYINDTLGHAAGDQLLIEISLLVSSHVREGDLLARFGGDEFTLLIYNIKAADIPKAAENFRLLFENYTFFYDNKNFNVTSSIGAATIDTASTSADEVLSHADLACNMAKAQGRNRVHLYNPEDRDKAGMAEDMGWAARVREMLEHDRFLLVYQPIMAVASGEVQDYEVLVRMVCADGELILPGGFMPAAERFGLIHNVDRWIVQRAIRQLAHLREQGTQVRFSINLSGKAFEDSTLLPTIQNLLRETDLDPALLTFEITETAAIANLGAATRFIGALKDIGCQFALDDFGSGFSSFTYLKHLPVDKLKIDGSFVQGMAQASVDQAMVQSMNQVAHALGKLTIAEHVESAETLQLLKEYGVDFAQGNFIGKPREALINLTPSTTPSTIFSANPSTNPTIAVVTRTATSNVTPIKGDAKAHGDH, encoded by the coding sequence GTGCGACACCGGTTCACGCTCTGGATCGCTGCCGGCTTCGTCCTCACCCCGATCGTCGGGCTGGGCGGCGGGCTGCTGTTCGGACTGCACGATACGCCCACCCTGGTGGCGGCCGCGCGGGCCGGCATCCTACCGACGGCACTGGTCGTGCTGGCGGGCCTGGCGCTCATCCGTTTCCGTACCTACCTCCAGCCGCTGTTGCAGTGGCTCGTCCAGCATCCGCACGGTGGCAGCGCCCCCAGCCATCTCCACCGCCGGCTGGCACGCTTCGGCCGCGAGTACTGGGGGCTGCTCCTGCTCTATGCGCTGACGCCACCACTGCTACTGTTTGCGACTGCCGGCGGCGACTTTGCCGCGCCCCCGGTCGAGTCGCTCATCCACATAACGCTGCTGCAGGTGACGGCAGCCATCCTGGTCGGCTTGCCCATCTATTTGATCACCCTCGACCTGCTCGGCGAACTGGTGGCGTACATGGACCTGCAGCAGGTGCAGGTCAGCCTTAAATCCAAGATCGTGCTGCTGGGCGGCCTGCTGCCGCTGCTGTCTTATGCGGTGTTCATGCAGTACCACTGGCTCCACGGCGGCGGTCTGGACATCACACTCGCAGGGCTCTGGGGTGCGCTCGCACTGGTCACCGGTCTGGTGACCTGGCTGGCCACCCGCAGCGTGGCGCAGTCGCTGCAGCCGGTGCAGGAGGTGCTGACGCGCAGCGGCGCCTCCACACGCAGCGAACTCGCCCAGTTGCGACCGCGTTCGACCGACGAAATCGGCTATCTCACGCAGACACTGGGCCGCTTGTTCCGCCGCCTGGGCGACCAGGAATCGCACATGCGGGCGGTGGTCGACCATGCCGCCGAGGGCATCATCGTGGTCGATGAGCACGGTACGGTCGACACCTTCAACGCCGCGGCCGAACGGCTGTTCGGCTTCGCCGCGCTGGACATCCGCGGTAAGCCACTGGCCTGGCTGCTGCCAGAGCTGCTGAACGCCGATGGCGTACCGGTGGTGGACGGCAGTGAACATGAGGTCGCGGCCCAGCACCGCAACGGCCGATCGCTGCAGGTGTCGGTACGCGTCAGCGAGATGCACATCAGCGGCAACCCCATGTACACCTGCCTGGTTGCGGACATCACCCAGCGCAAGCGGGCCGAGGACAAGATGGTCAAGGCCGAGGCACGCTACCGGGATCTGGTCGAGACCGCCCACGACCTGGTGTGGAGCACCGATGCCAAAGGGTATTGGACCTATCTGAACAATGCCTGCCAGTCGGTCTACGGCCGGCCCCCGCAGGAGATGATCGGCCGGCACATTCAGGAATTCTGTACACCCAGCTTTACCGAGAAGGACACGCAGGCCTTCCAGGCGATCCTCGCCGGGCAGGAGCTGGTGCAATACGAGACAGTGCATCTGGATGAGCAGGGCCATTACCGGCACCTGAGCTTCAACGCCAAGGCCCATCAGGATGCCGCCGGGAATATCCTGCACATCAGCGGCACGGCGCGCGACGTCACCGAACAGAAGGCCTTCCAGAGGCAGCTTGCCTATCAGGCAGAGCATGATTCGCTCACCGGCCTGTTCAACCGCCACTACTTCCAGCAGGAACTCGAGCGTACCGTGGCGCGCGTCGGCCGCAGTGGTGCCGACTGTGCGCTGTTCTACATCGATCTCGATCAGTTCAAGTACATCAACGATACCCTCGGTCATGCCGCCGGCGACCAGTTGCTGATCGAGATCAGCCTGCTGGTGTCCTCGCACGTGCGCGAGGGTGATCTGCTGGCACGCTTCGGTGGCGACGAATTCACATTGTTGATCTACAACATCAAGGCAGCGGACATCCCGAAGGCCGCGGAGAACTTCAGGCTCCTGTTCGAGAACTATACGTTCTTCTACGACAACAAAAACTTCAACGTTACCTCCAGTATCGGCGCAGCGACCATCGACACCGCGTCCACCTCCGCGGACGAGGTGCTGTCGCACGCCGATCTCGCCTGCAACATGGCCAAGGCACAGGGCCGCAACCGCGTGCACCTCTATAACCCGGAGGACCGGGACAAGGCCGGCATGGCCGAGGACATGGGCTGGGCGGCGCGGGTGCGCGAGATGCTCGAACACGATCGCTTTCTGCTGGTCTATCAGCCGATCATGGCGGTCGCCAGCGGCGAGGTGCAGGATTACGAGGTGCTGGTACGTATGGTCTGCGCCGACGGCGAACTGATCCTGCCCGGCGGCTTCATGCCGGCCGCCGAACGCTTCGGCCTGATCCACAACGTGGATCGCTGGATCGTACAGCGCGCCATCCGCCAACTGGCCCATCTGCGCGAACAGGGTACACAGGTGCGCTTCTCCATCAACCTGTCCGGCAAGGCCTTCGAGGATAGCACCCTGTTACCGACCATCCAGAATCTGCTGAGGGAAACCGACCTCGACCCGGCGCTGCTGACCTTCGAGATCACCGAGACCGCGGCCATCGCCAACCTCGGTGCCGCCACACGCTTCATCGGTGCGCTCAAGGATATCGGCTGCCAGTTCGCGCTGGATGACTTCGGCTCCGGCTTCAGCTCCTTCACCTACCTGAAACACCTGCCGGTCGACAAGCTCAAGATCGACGGATCCTTCGTGCAAGGCATGGCCCAGGCGAGCGTCGACCAGGCCATGGTGCAGTCCATGAATCAGGTCGCCCACGCACTTGGCAAGCTCACCATCGCGGAACATGTCGAGAGCGCGGAGACCCTGCAACTGCTGAAGGAGTACGGTGTCGATTTCGCCCAGGGTAATTTCATCGGCAAGCCGCGCGAGGCGCTGATCAATCTCACCCCCAGCACTACCCCCAGCACTATCTTCAGTGCCAATCCCAGTACCAATCCCACTATCGCCGTGGTGACACGTACCGCCACCAGCAACGTCACGCCCATCAAGGGCGACGCCAAGGCCCACGGCGATCACTGA
- a CDS encoding PepSY domain-containing protein, with amino-acid sequence MNKSILAISLASVLVAGGALADERCDDPISDWQSRDALRQKLEDNGWKVKRIKIDDGCYEVKGVDHNGNRFEATYAPASLEILELEIKFDNTGSETDYLGEGMPTDSASVPSTRSARPTATIE; translated from the coding sequence ATGAACAAAAGCATCCTTGCCATCAGCCTCGCTTCAGTCCTGGTTGCCGGCGGCGCGCTGGCGGATGAGCGCTGCGATGACCCGATTTCTGACTGGCAAAGCCGCGACGCACTCCGCCAGAAGCTGGAAGACAACGGCTGGAAGGTGAAACGCATAAAAATCGACGATGGCTGCTACGAAGTGAAGGGTGTCGACCACAACGGCAACCGCTTTGAGGCCACGTACGCACCCGCCTCGCTGGAGATCCTCGAACTGGAAATCAAGTTCGATAACACCGGCAGTGAAACGGATTACCTGGGCGAGGGAATGCCTACCGACAGCGCGTCCGTACCATCGACCCGGTCGGCCAGACCGACCGCCACCATCGAATAG